The Malus domestica chromosome 10, GDT2T_hap1 nucleotide sequence GATAAAAACTAACCACATAATGTTTGATAAACGATTAAAATATGAATATCTCTCgaattctcacaaagaggatccagagAGAATCCTCGTTGCTCCACTGAGACGTTGGAAAAAGTTGCCACCAGATAAAACTGAGCCGAAAGCAAAAATACGTTGAGGCTTTTAACGAGGCTTCTTTTGACTTTTTCTTATTTCATTCAAGTATTTGGGTCACTCAGAGAATAGTGAGACTGTAAAGTGATACACAAATACAGCCCAATGTGGCTTGGCTTccattaaaaaactaaaatgaagGACAAAAAGATGGTGTTCAAATAGAATATTGTTATATAAAATTCAATGAGGATAAAGGCAATGCCATGAGCACTTGCACATCAACCTTGTAAAATAATTCAATAGGAATACTAAACAAATCAGGCAGATGGAAGACGTTATTGGAAGTATGCATTGGTTGCACGAGAGAATTTCTCGTGTGTTAAGCCAGTTGGCTAGACACCCAAATTCAATGCATTTTACCCGTAAAACGTAACTACATAGAACGTAATGCCAAACGAAGTATCAATGATTAATAAATGTATAGAAACATGAAGCAATAACGGCAATTGACATCATAACATTGAACAATCTATTTACAGTGCTAGTCAAGACCCGAAAATTTGTATTAAAACTCCTAAATAACGAAAAAAAGTTCCGGTAAGTCATCCTGAAAGTTGGGTACTAAATAGATCTAAATACTTCCACATGAACAAATCAGATCACTACACAAAGAGAACAGAGATTCTTTGATACAGTTTCGACATTCAAATTTACCAGCAAGGTGCCCAGTAATTTCTAACCGGTTTAGCTGGGGGTGAGATGTTGCTTTTGAGGCTGGTTCACAAATCCTGCATCTTCAAGAACGCGAAATACAGTAACTTTCAGCACAATGTCCTTCATCTTGAGAAATTCAAAGACACAAACATCCCCCTCTCCCAGATTGTTATCCATCGTAAACTCATACCATCCCTGGCTTAATTTTGCTCTACCTCCTCTATAAAGGCATCGGACTGACCATTGTCTACCATCAGCGGACTGAAGTTTGATGAATCCTGAAACCCCATTTAAATTCTTTTCGGCAAAGCAGGATGGCAAATACTGCATGAGCAAAAAGTAACATTAAGCCAAGATGTAACAATCTGAAATCAACAAGCAGAAGCAGTGTATCACATCATTATTGAAGACTCACCATTATACAACCTCTATATAGGTAGGATGGTCGAAGGACGACCCTGCAGAAAGGATTATCTGGCTCAAATGTTTTGGCTGCATTGATAgccctttctctttcttcagCTGTCACGGTTCTCTTCCTTGCAGATGCACTTTCATAGAACCGAAAGCGGATTTccacttctttttcttgttgAGAAGAAGACTCCTGCACATCTGCACTCTTATAGAATTAATAATGAGGTTTGCAATTCCCATTAACGATATGACAAACAGTATGAGTTCAGAGATCTTACCAGGATTAACCTTCCGCTTTTTTCTCATAGTCTTCTTTATGCTTTGTGTATCTTCACCTGGACTACGCAATTTGACTTCATCCACTGTCTTTTTAAGCTCTGTTACATTAAATTGAAGACCATTATCTCGAGTAGATTCATTACCTGCTTGTAGATCATCACCCTTCGACAGATGCAGGTTCCCAGCATCACTCCTGCTCATGCAATTCTTCGGTTTGGAACCATTAAACAAATTCTGCAGCAATGGAGTACAATTTTTCCCAGGAATCAGTTTATTTGCAGAGTCACCAAAGcgcttgtctctcaaagaatcGGTAACAATGGATGTAGGGGAGGAACCCAAGATTTCAACAGAGTCATCATCTTccatttcttcaaaaacttgatACCGGTAAATAGAACCTCCAGTACTACTGAGAGCATTAGGTTGATAGTTAATCTCAGCAGTTTTCAAATTAAATATATGGACGGTGAAAGACGAATGCCCTTCATATCTGAATGTTAAAAAGTAGCCAACACGGATTGAATAATGTTCAATGAACTCTAGCCAACCACCGTGAAACCAAAACTTGTTATCAACCTTCTTTATTCCCACATGCCAAACACGACCATCAGGAACAGTGAGCTTAGCAATGGTAGAAAGATCGTTTCTGAATTTCTGGACAAAACTTTCCGGGATCCTCTACAATTACAAAATCAAGCAAGGGTTTTAGCTAGAATAAAACACCCACCATGCAAAGTTTCAGGTCCATGAAAGT carries:
- the LOC103416337 gene encoding B3 domain-containing transcription factor VRN1-like isoform X2; translation: MKMMTPYFHKLIVSSTLQAKQLRIPESFVQKFRNDLSTIAKLTVPDGRVWHVGIKKVDNKFWFHGGWLEFIEHYSIRVGYFLTFRYEGHSSFTVHIFNLKTAEINYQPNALSSTGGSIYRYQVFEEMEDDDSVEILGSSPTSIVTDSLRDKRFGDSANKLIPGKNCTPLLQNLFNGSKPKNCMSRSDAGNLHLSKGDDLQAGEDTQSIKKTMRKKRKVNPDVQESSSQQEKEVEIRFRFYESASARKRTVTAEERERAINAAKTFEPDNPFCRVVLRPSYLYRGCIMYLPSCFAEKNLNGVSGFIKLQSADGRQWSVRCLYRGGRAKLSQGWYEFTMDNNLGEGDVCVFEFLKMKDIVLKVTVFRVLEDAGFVNQPQKQHLTPS
- the LOC103416337 gene encoding B3 domain-containing transcription factor VRN1-like isoform X1, translated to MKMMTPYFHKLIVSSTLQAKQLRIPESFVQKFRNDLSTIAKLTVPDGRVWHVGIKKVDNKFWFHGGWLEFIEHYSIRVGYFLTFRYEGHSSFTVHIFNLKTAEINYQPNALSSTGGSIYRYQVFEEMEDDDSVEILGSSPTSIVTDSLRDKRFGDSANKLIPGKNCTPLLQNLFNGSKPKNCMSRSDAGNLHLSKGDDLQAGNESTRDNGLQFNVTELKKTVDEVKLRSPGEDTQSIKKTMRKKRKVNPDVQESSSQQEKEVEIRFRFYESASARKRTVTAEERERAINAAKTFEPDNPFCRVVLRPSYLYRGCIMYLPSCFAEKNLNGVSGFIKLQSADGRQWSVRCLYRGGRAKLSQGWYEFTMDNNLGEGDVCVFEFLKMKDIVLKVTVFRVLEDAGFVNQPQKQHLTPS